The following are encoded together in the Narcine bancroftii isolate sNarBan1 chromosome 10, sNarBan1.hap1, whole genome shotgun sequence genome:
- the mplkip gene encoding M-phase-specific PLK1-interacting protein produces MFRPMRQGFRSPPPVGASPGPFPGAGQAGGGAFPWGGPGCGGRQRPFKSPQRQAPGPGLSPFQQPRYQSPSPGGHPHHHQPPQNFTPRHRGRYSSPPYQPPSSGQASPGSGPRRYTGSPRTSTPFGGGGGGCGLDRKSPAPVEQYYKPSMLQDPWAELQPVSVSDIERQYGSGQAAPSTTKKGRYFS; encoded by the coding sequence ATGTTCCGGCCGATGAGGCAGGGCTTCCGCAGCCCGCCGCCCGTGGGCGCATCCCCGGGCCCGTTCCCCGGCGCGGGCCAGGCCGGAGGCGGCGCCTTCCCCTGGGGGGGGCCGGGCTGCGGGGGCCGGCAGCGTCCCTTCAAGTCCCCTCAGCGCCAAGCGCCGGGCCCGGGCCTGTCGCCCTTCCAGCAGCCGCGCTACCAGAGTCCGTCCCCCGGcggccacccccaccaccaccagccGCCGCAGAATTTCACGCCCCGCCACCGCGGCCGCTACTCGTCGCCGCCCTATCAGCCGCCCTCGTCCGGCCAGGCCTCCCCGGGCTCGGGGCCCCGCCGCTACACCGGCTCGCCCCGGACGTCCACCCCGTTcggcggaggaggaggaggctgcGGCCTGGACCGGAAGTCGCCGGCGCCCGTGGAGCAGTACTACAAGCCGTCCATGCTGCAGGACCCGTGGGCAGAGCTGCAGCCCGTGTCCGTGTCCGACATCGAGCGGCAGTACGGCAGCGGGCAAGCGGCCCCCAGCACCACCAAGAAAGGCAGGTACTTCAGCTAG
- the LOC138745051 gene encoding protein phosphatase 1 regulatory subunit 3E, with protein sequence MEKPAVHSSLCIPKNFSCVAALYGNLAEECSRGAGCGVEEGVEYLPKGQPQPEERSREGPSSCGAHPSPGQRRRAKSLPAPADRGLEKAPACRASQKSVRFADSLGLELTTIKHYCDADMPQIPHRVMARLRTERLQATNVMNLLLAPPAHTLEPLFRNPAGCPGFVERVKTDKVCLETISTDHFSILGLIRVSNLAYEKQVAVRYTLNQWTSYVDIGAHHSAHSADDQTDTFYFKLVTPLFLDAGGTLQFAIRYSVAGQEFWDNNQGLNYQIVSHKVKVTPPKDWENGWIHFI encoded by the coding sequence atgGAGAAGCCGGCAGTGCATTCGAGTCTGTGCATCCCCAAGAACTTCAGCTGTGTGGCCGCGCTGTACGGGAACCTGGCCGAGGAATGTTCGCGGGGTGccggctgtggagtggaagaaggggtCGAGTATCTCCCCAAGGGCCAGCCACAGCCGGAGGAGAGGAGCCGAGAGGGGCCCAGCAGCTGCGGTGCTCACCCCAGTCCAGGTCAACGCAGGAGAGCCAAGTCGTTGCCAGCTCCCGCGGACCGCGGGTTGGAGAAAGCGCCCGCCTGCCGTGCGAGCCAGAAGAGCGTCCGCTTCGCAGACTCCCTGGGCTTGGAACTGACCACCATCAAGCACTATTGCGACGCCGACATGCCCCAGATCCCCCACCGGGTCATGGCCAGGCTTCGGACCGAGCGCCTCCAGGCTACCAACGTGATGAACCTCCTGTTGGCCCCCCCGGCGCACACGCTGGAGCCCCTGTTCCGCAACCCCGCTGGCTGTCCCGGCTTCGTGGAGAGAGTCAAGACGGACAAGGTGTGCCTGGAGACCATCTCCACCGACCACTTCAGCATCCTGGGGCTCATCAGGGTGTCCAACCTCGCCTACGAGAAGCAGGTGGCGGTCAGATATACCCTCAACCAGTGGACCTCTTACGTGGACATCGGAGCTCACCACAGCGCCCACTCTGCCGACGACCAGACCGACACATTCTACTTCAAGCTGGTCACCCCGTTGTTCCTAGACGCCGGTGGTACTCTCCAGTTCGCCATCCGCTACTCTGTGGCAGGGCAGGAGTTCTGGGACAATAACCAAGGCCTAAACTACCAAATAGTAAGTCACAAGGTCAAAGTCACCCCACCCAAGGACTGGGAGAACGGCTGGATTCACTTCATTTGA